One segment of Lytechinus variegatus isolate NC3 chromosome 13, Lvar_3.0, whole genome shotgun sequence DNA contains the following:
- the LOC121426810 gene encoding uncharacterized protein LOC121426810, whose amino-acid sequence MAFKLIIILLGLSLTGLVVGRCPEPETLPYKVNTNKFLCARLYDYGHRDKLLSCTGASWDVLNGETYPGRGCDGWNDRVSALVVRPGCTLTAYVHGQFSGPIMKYTGSKPHLGGWDNYMSSWSCSCPYTDAPLNCVPLDRVTAMKTCDNTKGDKMECVYSVQKGMVLGRSVTHGRSVSTSVEASIGAVFKEIFSVGMSVSHTTTHDWSSSQSEEFSRVVTHTVTCGIPIGRRLAVKQVVGVCGDTKVYSNEYRCELLTGDNEERVIDEKTWTDVTDEEANLTNDMPE is encoded by the exons ATGGCTTTCAAGCTAATAATCATCCTGCTTGGACTGAGTCTCACTGGTCTTGTTGTTGGACGTTGCCCTGAACCCGAAACTCTCCCGTACAAAGTAAATACGAATAAATTCCTTTGCGCGCGCCTCTATGATTACGGTCACCGCGACAAACTGTTATCATGCACCGGAGCTTCGTGGGATGTTCTCAACGGGGAGACCTATCCGGGTAGAGGTTGTGATGGGTGGAATGACCGCGTTTCTGCGCTGGTTGTACGACCGGGTTGCACTTTGACTGCCTACGTACACGGCCAATTTAGCGGACCTATTATGAAATATACCGGCAGTAAACCTCATCTTGGAGGTTGGGACAATTATATGTCTTCGTGGTCATGCAGTTGTCCCTACACTGACGCCCCGTTGAACTGTGTACCGCTAGATAGAGTTACTGCGATGAAAACTTGCGACAATACCAAGGGTGACAAAATGGAGTGCGTGTATTCTGTACAGAAAGGCATGGTTTTAGGAAGATCTGTTACTCATGGAAGGAGTGTGTCGACTTCCGTCGAAGCATCGATTGGAGCCGTCTTTAAGGAAATTTTCTCAGTTGGGATGTCGGTGTCACATACTACAACACATGACTGGTCGAGTAGTCAGAGTGAGGAGTTCAGCAGGGTCGTTACTCACACAGTTACTTGTGGGATTCCAATAGGTCGTCGCCTGGCAGTGAAACAAGTCGTCGGTGTATGTGGGGACACAAAAGTGTACAGCAATGAGTATCGATGTGAAC TTCTAACAGGTGATAATGAAGAGAGAGTAATAGACGAAAAGACCTGGACAGATGTGACCGATGAGGAAGCCAATCTGACAAATGATATGCCAGAATAG